Within Dysosmobacter sp. Marseille-Q4140, the genomic segment GAACCTATCGAGGTCACCAAATACACCTCAATCATCCTTCCGTAGATCACCAGGAAGATACAGATGGAGAGGATCTGCGTACACAGCCCCACAAAGATGCTCTGGAACCACAGCCCCAGCAAAGCGCCGATACTCCAGTCCGCGAGCTGGGTCTCCAGGTCGGCGGTCACGCCGGATATGTCGATGCCCGCGTCCGAAATGATGACGCCGGCGCTCTGGCTGACCACGTTCTGCGCCACATCGAACACCGCCATGACGATGTTCCAGGTGTTGGTGACGATGAGCACCGCGCAGAAGGTCTTGAAGATCCACTTGAAGAAGATCCAGGTGTCGAAGTCGTGGAGGTTGTTCTTTTCTACGATGAGCTGGATGAGCTCATAGCACATGACAAAGGTGAGGACGATGCCGGCGATGGGGACGATCACGGTCTCCGAGAGGTTGCGGACCATGTTGAAAATGCCGCTGTTCCACGCGGAAGGCGTCATGCCCACCTCCCCGGCGATCTCGCCCACCTTGGTATTCAGGGTATCAAACATCCCGGTCAGGTTTGAAATGATACCGTCGATGAGCAGTTCCTGGAACCACTCCTGTATCGCGTCAAAGATCAACGGGGATCACCTCCTTTCCGGGAGGCCCCGTGTGCCGGGGCCTCCCGTGGGGTCTGCTGGCAGACATCAGGCGGAGAGCAGGCCGGACAGCAGGGGGATCAGGGTCAGGCCGATGAGGGCGACACCGCCGCCGGCCATGAGCTGCTTGATGCCCTGGCTTTTTGCTTATGTGTGATAAAGAAGCAATAGAAGTGCAAAAAATTTTGCCGTTCCTATCCGACACTTGGCCATTGTGTCGGATAGGTCGGGCGGTTATTCGGGCAAGTCAATCTTGCCGACAAAGCTGTAATAAATCTCAATGTCCTGCCTGCGGGTGCCGTTCTCATCATAGCTGCACTCATGCACCACAATTTTCTCGATCATTTCCCGCAAGAGAGTGGGGGTCAGTTCTTCAAAGGCAAGGTGCTTGCGGACAATGCCCATAAATTTCTCGGCGTTGACGGTAGCTGCCTGTGACTTGTCCAGTTCGGCTTGCAGGGCGGCGGCTCTCTTTTTCAGCTCCGCTTGCTCGGCTTCGTAGTCAGCCGACAGTTCCATGAAACGCTCATCGCTGATTTTGCCGTTTACATTGTCCTCATACAGCCGCTTGATAATGCGGCTGATTTCAGAAATGCGTTCCTGCGCCTGTTCAAGCTGCTTGATGGCTGCGGCGGTCTTTCGCTTGCCGCCGATCTCGTTCTGCTGGACAAGTAGTTTCACAAACCGGCTCTCATGCTTGGCTGCGTATTCGGTCACTTGCCGGAGATTTGCCAGGACACCAGCGGTCAACAGATCGGTGCGGATAAAGTGCGCCGTACAGTTGCGGGTGCGCTTCTTGTAGCTGCCGCAGATGTAGCAGTCCTGTTTGCGGTCTTTGTTCTGATACCGCTGCTGATACAGCACATGGCCGCAGTCGGCGCAGAACAAAATCCCGGAGAACAGCCCCACTTCATCGTAGCGGTTCGGGCGTTTGCGCTGTTTGCGTAACTCCTGCACCCGTTCCCATGTTTCCTTGTCGATGATCGGCTCATGGTGGTTCTCGAAAATGGCCTGCTTCTCGACGGGGTTCTCTATGCTGTGCTTGACCTTATAAGAAGGCTTTTCCGTTTTGAAGTTCACCAGACATCCGGTGTACTCTCGGTTTTCGAGGATATGAACGACGGTGTTGGTCGCCCATTTGCACTCATAGCCTGGGTGATAACGGCGGGTGCTGCCTGTCCGCTGATATTCCAGCGTCCCCGGCGTGGGGATTTGCTGCTCCGTCAGCATACGGGCAATCTTGGTCGGGCCGTTCCCGGCAAGGCAAAGCTGGTAAATCTGCTGCACCACCGGGGCGGCTTCCTCGTCTATAATAAAATTCTCGTCCTCGTCCATCACATAGCCGTAAACCGGCTTGCTGGTAACAGGCTTGCCGCTCATGCCTTTTGACTTTTTCACTGCCTTGATTTTCTTGCTCGTATCTCTCACCAGCCATTCATTGAACAGATTTCGCAGCGGGGTAAAATCGTTGTCCATGCCCTCGCTGGCACTGTCCACATTATCGTTGACAGCGATAAAACGCACACCCTTTTGAGGGAACAGCATTTCCGTGTAAAACCCTACCTGCAAGTAGTTTCGCCCTAACCGGCTCATGTCCTTGACGATGACCGTACCCACTTTCCCGGCTTCAATGTCCGCAAGCATGGCTTGAAATCCGGGCCGCTGGAAGTTCGCGCCGGAAAAACCGTCGTCGGTGTACCAGCGCAGATTGGTAAAGCCGTTCTGTTTTGCGTAGGTTTCGAGTATCCTTTTTTGGTTCGATATGGAATTACTCTCGCCTTGCAATTCATCCTCGTGGGACAATCTCGGATAAAGGGCGGTAATGAGGTTTTGGGTGGCTTGTCTTAACATAAAATCCTCCGTTTCCGACAGCCAGCCCCACTATTCCGTGGTTTCATTGTACCACGGAACGGCGGGGGCTGTACAGCGGCAAAAGCGTTAAATTTGCTTCTTTACAGCTTTTCAATTTTCCGATTTTTATGGTATGGGTTGTCGTCCCATATTTGCAGTAGAAAAGTTCATAACTCCGTGGTATACTCTGATTTAACAAAAAAATCAGAAGTTAAAGGAGAAAACATGAAGTATACAATAGATGAATTAACCGCGGCCAAAAGGCAAATTGATTCAACTCTGCACAAGCTAAGAGAAACAGTAAAAACATTTGAATCAAAGGATAATTCCGAGCGTTATAAATCACAAATCACATTGGCAAAGAGAAGAATAAAAGCCTTTGAAATTGCAAATTATTTTATAGAGAATGAGATTAAGAATTGCTAAAGCACTTCCGATTTTCGTTCCAGCGGTCATGCTCCCTGGCATGGCCGCTTTTCCATGCCCCGGTTCACGCCGGATAAGTCGGCTCCTGTGTAGCAGCGGCTTCCGCTTCCAGTACCCGCGCCATTTTGTCGGCGGCTGTGGTTGTGGTGTCTTTCTTGAAATAGCCGGACACGACAAGGACGGAATTGCCCATGCGGATTTCCGTCACACAGTCAGGGCGGCGGGTGGTGCGGGTGTCGTGCTGCTTGTTATCTGCCATAGGCAATACTCCTTTCAGTCGGTAATCAGTTTCTTCATGCTCTCCATTTTCCGCTTGGCGGTTTCCTGCCGGAAGTTGTCGCCGGTAAAGCGTACCGGGACGCACATGGAAAGCAGGCGGTCATAAATCCGGGAATGGGCGGTGTCCTCCGGGTTGTGCAGGTCGTCCAGCGTAAGGTTGGTCGTGACGATCAGCGGCTTGCCGCTGCGGTAACGGCTGTCAATCACATTGAACACCTGTTCCAGCCCGTATTCCGTCCCGCGTTCCATGCCGAAGTCGTCAAGGATCAGCAGCGGATAACGACAAAGGCGGGAAATGTACTCGTTGCGCCCCTCAAAGCTGGCGGCAAGGTCATTGAGGATAAGAGCAAAGTTCGTCATGCGGACGGGGATTTCTTTCTCCATGAGGGCGTTTGCGATACAGCCTGCAAGGTAGCTTTTGCCGGTGCCTACGCCGCCCCAGAACAGGCAGCCGATATTGTCTGTCCGCATATCTTCCCAATGCTCCACATACCGGCGGGCAAGCCCGGTCTGCGGGTTCCTGCCGTTGTCGTTCTCGAAAGTCCAGTCCCGCATGGTGGGGTCGGTAAAGCCCCGGCGTTTCAGTTCTTCCACGGTGTCAAGGTGTCTGCGCCGCTTTTCGGCGGCTTCCCGTTCCTCGCGGGCGGTTCTCTGGCAGTCGCACTCTGCCGGGTGGCGGTCGCGCCCGAAGATAGCGGCCTTATCCGGCGCAAAATAGGCTTCTTTCGGCTTGCGGCACTTGCCGCAGTACAGTAAACCGTCCTCGCCGGTGTAGTCCTCCGGCTCCGGGATGGTGGTCGTCATATTCTCCAAAACCGCGTTGATTTCATTCTTCATAAACTCTCGCCCTCCTTGCATGAGTAGTCTGGTATGCCCTTTTTAGGGGCTTCCTTTTTGTCGTTCCCCGCCCATATCCGCAGGGCGGCGGCATAGTTCTGGTAGCTTTTCCCGTTGGCGGCAAGGTAGCGGCTCATTTCCTCGATGAACCGTTCCAGCCTGTCAGGGTACTCTGCCTGCAACTCGTCGTATTCGGTCTGTGACAGAAAAATATTTCCATATCGGCCATAGGGCGCGGACGGCCCCCCACTCACTCCCTTTGTTTGGCTCTCTGTAAGGTTGTTTATAGTAGTTTGGTTAGGGGACGGTTTTCCGACCATCATAAGGTCGGTTTTCTGACCATCAGTAGGACGGTTTTCCGGCTCTATGAGGGGCGGACTTCCGGCCATCAGTTGGTCTGAAAACTGTACCTGTGGCACTGGCGGTACTTTGACATAAAGCCGGTTCGGTGCGGAGAAGCCGCCCCGTTCCCGTTCCAACAGCCCCGCCGTGTCCAGTTCATTAAGCGCCCCCTTGATGGTGGTGCTGCCTTTATCCAGTATTTCTGCTATCTCCGCGATGGGATAGATAATATAAATCCTGCCCTCGTCGTCCAGCCACTTGTTTTTCTGGGAGAGGGTGGAACGGTCTAACAGCAGCGAATACAGCAGCTTGGCGGTCTGTGAAATCTCCATTTTCAGCAGGAAACGGGGATACGGCAGATAGGCGGGCAGCCGCGTGTCTGCCCTGATATAATCAGCGATAGGATCACCTCCCTGTGTTCGGGTTGATTTTGGCGTATTGTCACGCATTAAAACGCCGTTTCCGGGGGAAAAGGATAAATGTATCGCGTACCCTTTGACACCCACGAAAAAAGCCTTGATTTATGCGGGTTTGAAAGGCTCTAAAGCGTGACATCTCTGCCTTTGTTTCCGCTTTCTCTCGGCGGCTTTGATTTTCTTCATGCGCCCGGCGCAGTCGGGGCAGTATTTTCCCCGGTTGGATTTGGGGACAAAGGCCGCCCCGCAGACGGCACACCGTTTCCGGCTTCCCCGGCACAAGAGGGCTGCGGCCAGCTCCCCGTCAAGGGGCAGGACAGCCACACGGAACCAGTGGCACATGAGGGAAAAGGAAATGCTCTGGACGCACACGCAAGGCTCCCCGTCGTC encodes:
- a CDS encoding cysteine-rich VLP domain-containing protein — protein: MSDNLPHMDYRQHRRARRLVHECCNYDEGNCLLLDDGEPCVCVQSISFSLMCHWFRVAVLPLDGELAAALLCRGSRKRCAVCGAAFVPKSNRGKYCPDCAGRMKKIKAAERKRKQRQRCHALEPFKPA
- a CDS encoding replication initiator protein A; this translates as MRDNTPKSTRTQGGDPIADYIRADTRLPAYLPYPRFLLKMEISQTAKLLYSLLLDRSTLSQKNKWLDDEGRIYIIYPIAEIAEILDKGSTTIKGALNELDTAGLLERERGGFSAPNRLYVKVPPVPQVQFSDQLMAGSPPLIEPENRPTDGQKTDLMMVGKPSPNQTTINNLTESQTKGVSGGPSAPYGRYGNIFLSQTEYDELQAEYPDRLERFIEEMSRYLAANGKSYQNYAAALRIWAGNDKKEAPKKGIPDYSCKEGESL
- a CDS encoding recombinase family protein gives rise to the protein MLRQATQNLITALYPRLSHEDELQGESNSISNQKRILETYAKQNGFTNLRWYTDDGFSGANFQRPGFQAMLADIEAGKVGTVIVKDMSRLGRNYLQVGFYTEMLFPQKGVRFIAVNDNVDSASEGMDNDFTPLRNLFNEWLVRDTSKKIKAVKKSKGMSGKPVTSKPVYGYVMDEDENFIIDEEAAPVVQQIYQLCLAGNGPTKIARMLTEQQIPTPGTLEYQRTGSTRRYHPGYECKWATNTVVHILENREYTGCLVNFKTEKPSYKVKHSIENPVEKQAIFENHHEPIIDKETWERVQELRKQRKRPNRYDEVGLFSGILFCADCGHVLYQQRYQNKDRKQDCYICGSYKKRTRNCTAHFIRTDLLTAGVLANLRQVTEYAAKHESRFVKLLVQQNEIGGKRKTAAAIKQLEQAQERISEISRIIKRLYEDNVNGKISDERFMELSADYEAEQAELKKRAAALQAELDKSQAATVNAEKFMGIVRKHLAFEELTPTLLREMIEKIVVHECSYDENGTRRQDIEIYYSFVGKIDLPE
- a CDS encoding transposon-encoded TnpW family protein, producing MADNKQHDTRTTRRPDCVTEIRMGNSVLVVSGYFKKDTTTTAADKMARVLEAEAAATQEPTYPA
- a CDS encoding ATP-binding protein, producing the protein MKNEINAVLENMTTTIPEPEDYTGEDGLLYCGKCRKPKEAYFAPDKAAIFGRDRHPAECDCQRTAREEREAAEKRRRHLDTVEELKRRGFTDPTMRDWTFENDNGRNPQTGLARRYVEHWEDMRTDNIGCLFWGGVGTGKSYLAGCIANALMEKEIPVRMTNFALILNDLAASFEGRNEYISRLCRYPLLILDDFGMERGTEYGLEQVFNVIDSRYRSGKPLIVTTNLTLDDLHNPEDTAHSRIYDRLLSMCVPVRFTGDNFRQETAKRKMESMKKLITD